The Edaphobacter sp. 12200R-103 genome contains a region encoding:
- a CDS encoding MFS transporter, with product MTKKPNPPRTPLPFLGVACAVGVSTMYYNQPLLEEIGRTFGATAGRTGFIAVATQIGYALGLLCFVPLGDILERRGLMMRLFAAVAIGLLLVSLSPTLGFLLVGSILIGALASVTHIVLPIAPDLVSHEERGRAIGTVMTGLLLGILLARTFAGWVSHLAGWRFVFAIAAVMNGIFVPLLWRIMPKLPPKQSLTYGDAMRSLWTLYRTQPLLRESSAIGALVFASFSCFWTTLAFLLESHYRLGAGVAGTFGLVGAAGAMVAPLAGRLADKHGSRWVISVGMALLAFSYVTLWGQERIHMSVVLHLAALAFGVIVLDVGAQMCQVSNQTRIFGLDPSARSRLNTVYMTIYFTGAAIGSALSTIAWVHWRWDGVCGLAVALIGLAALRHTFGRRPGTEEHCHPTKEDELMEA from the coding sequence ATGACAAAGAAACCGAACCCGCCGCGAACTCCCTTACCCTTCCTCGGCGTTGCATGCGCGGTCGGGGTTTCGACGATGTATTACAACCAGCCCCTGCTGGAGGAGATTGGCCGCACCTTCGGGGCGACGGCAGGGCGGACAGGATTTATCGCGGTCGCCACCCAGATTGGCTACGCCTTGGGGTTGCTGTGCTTCGTTCCTCTGGGCGACATTCTGGAGCGGCGCGGACTGATGATGCGGTTGTTCGCCGCAGTCGCCATAGGGTTGTTGCTGGTGTCGCTCTCGCCCACGCTCGGTTTTCTGCTGGTTGGCTCCATCCTCATCGGCGCACTGGCGTCAGTAACCCACATTGTCCTCCCCATTGCGCCCGATCTGGTAAGCCACGAGGAGCGCGGGCGCGCGATCGGCACGGTAATGACCGGGCTTCTGCTGGGCATCCTGCTGGCCCGCACCTTTGCCGGATGGGTAAGCCATTTGGCTGGCTGGCGCTTTGTCTTCGCGATCGCGGCAGTGATGAACGGCATCTTCGTTCCCCTGCTGTGGCGCATCATGCCGAAGCTTCCGCCCAAACAGTCGCTCACCTACGGCGATGCCATGCGATCCCTGTGGACGCTCTATCGCACGCAGCCTTTGCTGCGGGAATCGAGCGCTATCGGCGCCCTCGTGTTTGCTTCCTTCAGCTGCTTCTGGACAACGCTGGCCTTTCTGCTGGAAAGCCACTATCGCCTCGGTGCAGGCGTCGCCGGGACCTTCGGCCTGGTAGGTGCAGCAGGAGCCATGGTGGCCCCCCTGGCCGGGCGACTGGCTGACAAACATGGTTCGCGATGGGTCATCTCTGTGGGGATGGCGCTGCTGGCATTCTCCTACGTCACGCTGTGGGGGCAGGAGCGAATTCACATGTCGGTCGTCCTGCACCTGGCAGCGCTGGCCTTTGGGGTTATCGTGTTGGATGTGGGCGCACAGATGTGCCAGGTGTCGAACCAGACCAGGATCTTCGGGCTCGATCCTTCGGCGAGGAGCCGCCTGAACACCGTCTATATGACGATCTATTTCACCGGCGCAGCGATCGGCTCGGCGCTCTCGACCATTGCCTGGGTCCATTGGCGATGGGACGGCGTCTGCGGGCTGGCCGTGGCTCTGATCGGTCTGGCGGCTCTGCGACATACCTTTGGTCGAAGACCGGGGACGGAGGAGCACTGCCACCCCACCAAAGAAGATGAATTGATGGAGGCCTGA
- a CDS encoding SDR family oxidoreductase, with protein MDRLKGKSALITGGSSGIGLETARQFLAEGARVAITGKNPETLATALSALGGEALVFESDAADVSAQKKLAEQIGEAFGTLDVLFANAGAVELRPIGQWDEAAFDRSMGINFKGPFFLIQELLPYFANPASIVLMGSVNAHIGMPNTSIYGASKAALASLTRTLSAELISRGIRVNAISPGPIRTPLYGKLGIPDAEQKNFAAAVESQVPAKRFGESIEVAKAVVFLASDEAPFTVGSELLMDGGLSL; from the coding sequence ATGGACAGGTTGAAGGGGAAGAGTGCGCTCATAACGGGAGGCAGCTCGGGCATTGGCCTTGAGACGGCGCGGCAGTTTCTGGCCGAGGGCGCGAGGGTCGCGATCACCGGAAAGAATCCTGAGACGCTGGCGACGGCGCTGAGTGCGCTGGGAGGCGAGGCGCTCGTGTTTGAGTCGGACGCAGCCGATGTGTCCGCACAGAAGAAGCTGGCCGAGCAGATCGGCGAGGCCTTTGGCACGCTCGATGTACTATTCGCGAACGCGGGAGCGGTAGAGTTGCGGCCGATCGGTCAGTGGGACGAAGCGGCGTTCGACCGCTCCATGGGGATCAACTTCAAGGGTCCCTTCTTCCTGATCCAGGAGCTTCTGCCCTACTTCGCGAACCCGGCCTCGATCGTCCTGATGGGCTCCGTCAACGCGCACATCGGCATGCCGAACACCAGCATCTATGGCGCGAGCAAGGCCGCACTGGCTTCGCTGACGAGGACGCTCTCGGCAGAGCTGATCTCGCGCGGAATCCGGGTGAATGCCATCAGCCCGGGGCCGATTCGCACGCCGCTGTACGGCAAGCTTGGGATTCCGGATGCCGAGCAGAAGAACTTTGCGGCGGCGGTCGAGAGCCAGGTCCCGGCGAAGCGTTTTGGCGAATCGATCGAGGTCGCCAAGGCAGTTGTGTTTCTTGCCTCGGATGAGGCTCCCTTTACGGTAGGCAGCGAGTTGCTGATGGACGGCGGACTGTCCCTATAG
- a CDS encoding acyl-CoA dehydrogenase encodes MIQSSTGALTQLSEDERMFRDTVRRFAAAEVAPLVRFMDEAQQMDAKLLRQLFSLGLMGIEAPEQYGGAAGTFFEAILAVEEISAVDPSVGVLVDVQNTLCVNALARWATDDQKQCYLSRLASDTIGAYALSEAGSGSDAFALETRAVRSGDDYILNGQKLWITNAKEAGLFLVFVTIDRAAGYKGITAFLVEKDTPGFTLGKKEDKLGIRASSTCELVFRDCRVPSANILGEPGKGYKIAIETLNEGRIGIGAQMLGLAQGAWQHAVGWAKERRQFGRPIADFQAMQFQLAEMATRIEAARLMVYNAARLKDAGQPFLKEAAMAKYLASQVAEHVASLAVEVFGGSGFVKDYPVEKLYRDAKIGKIYEGTSFMQLATIAKLIL; translated from the coding sequence ATGATTCAAAGCAGCACCGGCGCCTTGACGCAGCTTAGTGAAGACGAGCGCATGTTCCGCGACACCGTGCGCCGGTTCGCCGCGGCCGAGGTCGCGCCGCTTGTTCGCTTCATGGATGAGGCGCAGCAGATGGACGCAAAGCTGCTGCGGCAACTGTTCTCTCTCGGCCTGATGGGGATTGAGGCGCCGGAGCAGTACGGCGGCGCGGCCGGAACCTTCTTTGAAGCGATCCTCGCGGTCGAGGAGATCTCCGCGGTCGATCCCTCGGTTGGCGTCCTGGTGGATGTGCAGAACACGCTGTGTGTGAATGCCCTCGCGCGCTGGGCAACGGACGACCAGAAGCAGTGCTATCTTTCGCGGCTCGCCTCCGACACGATAGGGGCCTATGCACTCAGCGAGGCCGGTTCAGGCTCCGACGCCTTCGCGCTTGAGACCCGGGCTGTCCGCAGCGGCGATGACTACATCCTCAACGGGCAGAAGCTTTGGATTACGAACGCAAAAGAGGCCGGGCTGTTCCTCGTCTTCGTTACGATCGACCGGGCTGCCGGTTACAAGGGCATTACAGCTTTTCTCGTAGAAAAGGACACGCCGGGATTCACCCTCGGCAAGAAGGAAGACAAGCTCGGCATCCGCGCCTCCAGCACGTGCGAGCTGGTCTTTCGAGATTGTCGCGTTCCTTCCGCCAATATTCTTGGAGAGCCGGGCAAGGGATACAAGATCGCGATTGAGACCCTGAACGAGGGCCGCATTGGCATCGGGGCACAGATGCTGGGGCTGGCCCAGGGCGCGTGGCAGCACGCCGTTGGCTGGGCGAAGGAGCGCAGGCAGTTCGGACGTCCCATCGCCGACTTTCAGGCGATGCAGTTTCAACTGGCCGAGATGGCGACCCGGATCGAGGCAGCACGCCTGATGGTCTACAACGCTGCCCGGCTCAAGGATGCGGGTCAGCCCTTCCTCAAAGAGGCCGCCATGGCCAAGTACCTTGCTTCGCAGGTGGCGGAGCACGTTGCGTCGCTGGCGGTTGAGGTCTTCGGGGGCTCGGGATTTGTGAAAGACTATCCGGTGGAGAAGCTTTACCGAGACGCCAAGATCGGCAAAATCTATGAAGGCACGTCCTTCATGCAACTGGCGACCATCGCGAAGCTCATTCTCTGA
- a CDS encoding tetratricopeptide repeat protein: MTRYNRQDVVRILHLNARQLMSWERAGIISPKDQYSFEDLSQLRSLRDLQAHAARTRTRISARSIRISIEAMQRVAGMKNPLLESSAVRRGSHLAFRLNGVLVDPLTQQMAFDFDATARSRREIVCSVEPGPQTPAQRNAALQEMFLHAVQLEEKAATIPQAASLYEAILALEPAHAPALINLGTIYYNMRQFDLAETLYRRATIADPDYALAFFDLGNVLDEMHHLDEATVAYQKAVALLPQYADAHYNLALAYERQGQKRRALRHWLTYVRLDPVGPWSSHAREQARKILKSEKLSIVSRRGRLVRAG; this comes from the coding sequence GTGACCCGATATAACCGTCAAGACGTCGTTCGGATCCTGCACCTGAATGCCCGGCAGTTGATGTCGTGGGAGCGGGCGGGAATCATCTCTCCCAAGGACCAATACTCCTTCGAAGATCTCAGCCAGCTTCGCTCGTTGCGCGACCTGCAGGCCCATGCGGCCAGAACGCGGACCCGCATCTCGGCCAGGAGCATCCGCATCTCCATTGAGGCTATGCAGCGCGTTGCCGGAATGAAGAACCCTCTGCTGGAGAGCTCGGCCGTGCGTCGCGGCTCGCATCTCGCCTTCCGGCTGAACGGCGTTCTGGTCGATCCGCTTACCCAGCAAATGGCCTTCGACTTCGATGCCACGGCTCGATCGCGTCGCGAGATCGTCTGCAGCGTCGAGCCCGGCCCGCAGACCCCGGCGCAGAGAAATGCAGCCCTGCAGGAGATGTTTCTCCACGCCGTCCAGCTTGAGGAGAAGGCGGCGACCATCCCGCAGGCGGCTTCTCTGTACGAGGCCATTCTCGCGCTCGAGCCTGCGCACGCGCCCGCCCTGATCAACCTGGGGACGATCTACTACAACATGCGCCAGTTTGACCTGGCCGAGACACTGTATCGGCGTGCCACGATCGCGGACCCCGACTATGCGCTGGCCTTCTTCGACCTGGGCAATGTGCTCGACGAGATGCATCACCTGGACGAAGCGACCGTCGCCTATCAGAAGGCCGTTGCGCTGCTCCCACAGTATGCCGATGCCCACTACAACCTCGCCCTCGCCTACGAACGGCAGGGACAGAAGCGGCGCGCGCTCCGGCACTGGCTGACCTATGTCCGGCTCGATCCCGTGGGTCCCTGGTCGAGCCACGCTCGCGAGCAGGCGAGGAAGATTCTTAAGTCCGAGAAGCTGTCGATCGTCAGCCGACGAGGACGGCTGGTTCGCGCCGGGTAG
- the rbsK gene encoding ribokinase translates to MNQNNRIVVLGSFVADLAFHVETLPVWGETRMGSSFAVGPGGKGSNQAVAAARAGGNVCFVTKLGQDSFGEMARKLYREEGIDTGFIASTTHPTGAAAIILDEKRGENAIIIVPGACFEITTDEVDRAREVIASSSILVAQLELPVSVVEHGLRMARTSGVTTILNPAPALPLPESIYPLCDYLTPNESEAASMTGIIVDDLAGAERAADALLARGVRNVALTMGANGVFLKNRNLTAHVPAVDAGAVVETTGAGDAFNGGFAVALAEGKDFREAARFACAVAGISVTRRGTAPSMPQRDEVEALLASTPQG, encoded by the coding sequence GTGAATCAGAACAATAGAATCGTCGTGCTGGGAAGCTTCGTCGCCGATCTTGCCTTTCATGTTGAGACACTTCCTGTATGGGGAGAGACCCGCATGGGCTCTTCCTTCGCGGTTGGTCCCGGCGGCAAGGGATCCAACCAGGCCGTCGCCGCTGCCCGTGCAGGCGGCAACGTCTGCTTCGTTACGAAGCTGGGGCAGGACTCCTTTGGCGAGATGGCTCGCAAACTTTATCGCGAAGAGGGAATCGACACCGGATTTATCGCGAGCACGACACATCCTACGGGAGCTGCTGCGATCATTCTCGATGAGAAGCGGGGCGAAAATGCCATCATCATCGTTCCGGGCGCCTGCTTCGAGATCACGACCGATGAGGTCGACCGCGCTCGCGAAGTCATTGCTTCGTCTTCGATCCTGGTCGCGCAGCTTGAGCTTCCGGTCTCTGTCGTCGAGCATGGGCTGCGGATGGCGCGCACCAGTGGCGTGACGACCATTCTGAATCCCGCGCCGGCGCTGCCGCTGCCGGAGTCGATCTATCCGCTCTGCGACTACCTTACCCCCAACGAGAGCGAGGCCGCGTCAATGACCGGCATTATCGTAGATGACCTGGCAGGTGCGGAACGGGCCGCCGATGCCCTGCTCGCACGCGGAGTGCGCAATGTAGCATTGACGATGGGCGCGAATGGCGTGTTCCTGAAGAACCGTAATCTGACTGCGCATGTGCCTGCGGTGGATGCCGGGGCCGTGGTCGAGACGACGGGAGCAGGTGACGCCTTCAATGGCGGCTTTGCCGTCGCGCTGGCTGAAGGTAAGGATTTTCGTGAAGCTGCCCGCTTCGCCTGTGCGGTTGCGGGGATCTCGGTCACGCGGCGGGGAACTGCGCCTTCGATGCCGCAGCGGGATGAGGTGGAGGCGCTGCTTGCCTCAACCCCGCAGGGCTGA
- the alaS gene encoding alanine--tRNA ligase → MNYRSGSQIREDFLRFFEGKGHRRVHSSSLVPANDPTLLFTNAGMNQFKDVFLGLEKRDYSRATTSQKCVRAGGKHNDLENVGFTRRHHTFFEMLGNFSFGDYFKKDAIAYAWELLTSKDWYGIDPAKLYVTIFEGDEGVPRDAEAYQYWLDVGVPAERIFEMGAKDNFWAMGDTGPCGPCSEIYYDLGQAAGEDSSVDKPFGEDEQRYVEIWNLVFMQFDRTITPGGPLLTPLPKPSIDTGMGLERIACVLQGVLSNFETDLFTPLIKRAEELTGHKVEPDREVDPRSQASLRIIADHARAATFLISDGVLPSNEGRGYVLRKIMRRGIRHGRLLGQDKPFMHEMVYAVRDEMAAAYPELTESADRVARVVLAEEQQFARSLELGLRQMNEETLRSGVAAFHLYETFGMPLDFMVDAARDAGIQFDMDGFEQARSEEQARARASWKGGSQKTASPVYRELAKTEFEGYSSLKVEGAKILALVKDGVGVPELKAGEQGEVVLDATSFYADSGGQVGDIGWLYSDDHNTVIADVSGATKPVQGVFAHKVKARATLAVDDTVDTLVDGDNRRATERNHTGTHLLHAALREVLGKHVKQAGSLNDATRLRFDFSHFTGVAEEELQQIEDLVNQEILANTKVETLVDVPIDVAVNELGAMALFGEKYGERVRVVKIGDFSTELCGGTHTGATGEIGVLKLVGESSVSSGVRRVEAVSGTGALNEFRRGYDVVRVVGQMVGATSTPADALRQRITAQEEEMKKLRRELEQLRMKAASSSVADAASSAVEVKGIKVLAQRVDALDKSQMRNLVDELRGKLGSGVVVLGAAADGKVSLIVGVTKDLTSRLQAGKVVGQLAAIVGGRGGGRPDLAEAGGSDPGALDKALANASSVVEGLLA, encoded by the coding sequence ATGAACTACAGGTCTGGAAGCCAGATTCGCGAAGATTTTCTGCGGTTTTTTGAAGGCAAAGGGCACCGGAGAGTGCACTCCTCGTCGCTCGTTCCGGCGAACGATCCCACGCTGCTGTTTACCAACGCAGGAATGAACCAGTTCAAGGACGTCTTTCTTGGCCTCGAAAAGCGCGACTACAGCCGCGCCACCACCTCGCAGAAATGTGTGCGCGCGGGCGGCAAGCATAACGATCTCGAGAACGTCGGCTTCACCCGCCGTCACCACACCTTCTTCGAGATGCTGGGCAACTTCAGCTTCGGCGACTACTTCAAGAAGGACGCCATCGCCTACGCGTGGGAGCTTCTGACTTCGAAGGACTGGTACGGGATCGATCCCGCGAAGCTTTATGTCACCATCTTCGAAGGCGACGAGGGCGTTCCGCGCGATGCGGAGGCCTACCAGTACTGGCTCGACGTAGGCGTTCCCGCCGAGCGCATCTTCGAGATGGGCGCCAAGGACAACTTCTGGGCGATGGGCGATACCGGCCCCTGCGGTCCGTGTAGCGAGATCTACTACGACCTCGGCCAGGCCGCGGGTGAAGACTCCTCCGTCGACAAGCCCTTCGGCGAGGACGAACAGCGCTACGTGGAGATCTGGAATCTCGTCTTCATGCAGTTCGACCGCACCATCACGCCGGGCGGCCCGCTGCTGACTCCGCTGCCGAAGCCCTCCATCGACACCGGAATGGGACTTGAGCGTATCGCCTGCGTGCTGCAGGGCGTCCTCTCGAACTTCGAGACCGATCTCTTCACACCGCTGATTAAGCGTGCCGAGGAACTGACGGGACACAAGGTCGAGCCTGACCGCGAGGTCGATCCCCGCTCGCAGGCCTCGCTGCGCATCATCGCCGATCACGCCCGCGCAGCGACATTCCTCATCTCCGACGGAGTCCTGCCTTCGAACGAAGGCCGCGGATACGTCCTCCGCAAGATCATGCGCCGCGGCATCCGTCATGGCCGTCTGCTCGGGCAGGACAAGCCCTTCATGCACGAGATGGTCTACGCCGTGCGCGACGAGATGGCCGCGGCCTACCCGGAGCTGACTGAATCCGCCGATCGCGTCGCCAGGGTCGTGCTGGCGGAAGAGCAGCAGTTCGCGCGATCACTCGAACTTGGCCTGCGGCAGATGAACGAAGAGACGCTGCGCTCGGGCGTTGCAGCCTTCCATCTTTACGAGACCTTCGGGATGCCACTCGACTTCATGGTCGATGCGGCGCGCGATGCCGGAATCCAGTTCGACATGGACGGCTTCGAGCAGGCCCGTTCCGAGGAGCAGGCTCGCGCCCGCGCCTCCTGGAAGGGCGGCTCGCAGAAGACCGCGTCGCCTGTCTACCGTGAACTTGCGAAGACCGAGTTTGAAGGCTACTCCTCGCTCAAGGTCGAGGGCGCAAAGATCCTCGCCCTGGTGAAGGACGGCGTTGGCGTGCCTGAGCTGAAGGCAGGCGAGCAGGGCGAAGTCGTGCTCGACGCCACCAGCTTCTACGCCGACTCCGGCGGTCAGGTTGGCGACATCGGCTGGCTCTACTCCGACGATCACAACACCGTCATCGCTGATGTCTCCGGAGCCACCAAGCCCGTGCAGGGCGTCTTCGCCCACAAGGTGAAGGCTCGTGCCACGCTCGCTGTCGATGATACCGTCGATACCCTTGTCGACGGCGACAACCGCCGCGCGACCGAGCGCAATCACACCGGAACGCATCTCCTCCACGCTGCTCTGCGCGAAGTTCTCGGCAAGCACGTCAAGCAGGCCGGATCGCTGAACGACGCTACGCGGCTGCGCTTCGACTTCTCGCACTTCACCGGCGTTGCTGAAGAAGAGCTCCAGCAGATCGAGGACCTCGTCAACCAGGAGATTCTCGCGAATACGAAGGTCGAGACCCTTGTCGATGTCCCCATCGACGTAGCCGTCAACGAGCTGGGCGCGATGGCGCTCTTCGGCGAGAAGTACGGAGAGCGCGTTCGCGTCGTAAAGATAGGCGACTTCTCCACCGAACTCTGTGGAGGAACCCACACCGGCGCCACCGGCGAGATCGGTGTCCTGAAGCTCGTCGGCGAAAGCTCCGTCTCCTCCGGCGTTCGCCGCGTAGAAGCAGTCAGCGGCACTGGCGCGCTCAATGAGTTCCGCCGCGGCTACGACGTCGTCCGTGTCGTCGGCCAGATGGTCGGGGCCACGAGCACTCCTGCGGATGCCCTGCGACAACGCATCACCGCACAGGAAGAGGAGATGAAGAAGCTGCGCCGCGAGCTCGAGCAGCTTCGCATGAAGGCTGCGTCGTCTTCTGTAGCTGATGCCGCCTCCTCCGCAGTAGAGGTCAAAGGAATCAAAGTGCTCGCGCAGCGCGTTGACGCTCTCGACAAGAGCCAGATGCGGAACCTGGTTGATGAGCTTCGTGGAAAGCTCGGATCGGGCGTCGTGGTTCTGGGCGCGGCTGCGGATGGCAAGGTCTCGCTCATCGTAGGCGTTACGAAAGACCTCACCTCTCGCCTGCAGGCAGGCAAGGTGGTTGGCCAGCTTGCCGCCATCGTGGGTGGCCGCGGCGGTGGCCGTCCTGATCTCGCCGAAGCCGGTGGAAGCGATCCCGGCGCACTCGACAAAGCACTCGCGAATGCATCTTCTGTCGTCGAGGGCCTGCTCGCTTAG